Genomic segment of Ignavibacteriota bacterium:
TCTAAAAAAATTTTATATTAAAATATATGTATATCAAAATTTAAATACTTGTTTATGATTTAAATAAATGAAATTATCTAACTCTGGAATTACTTCTTCAAATAAATTCAATACATTATTATAATCAATATTCTCATACATTAAATCAGTTCTTAAATTATTAACATATCGATTATTAAAATTATCATATAATAAATTAAGATTTTCATTTAAAGATTCCGACATTAACAATTGAACTCTAGTTTTAGAATCTGGATGTGTGGATTCTACACTTAATAAAATTGGATGAATTAAAGAAAATAGTATTTTTATTTTTTTACTAATATCAATAACTGATTTTTTATTTTTAATTTCGAGATTTAAATATTCTATTTTATTTAATGCATTAGAAAATTGAAAACCATAACCCATATCTTTAACTATCTTATCGGAATCAAATTCATTTATTATATACATTACATTTAATAAAACTGTAGTTATGAAAAAAAATAATATAACTATAAATGGAATAGTAATATCGTTGGTTAATGTATATAATAATATTAATGATGGAATTAATATATAATTTCTAGATAGTGTATTAATCATAAATAATAATTGACTAGGAAGATATGTTTTATAATTCACCCAATGTCCTATTTCATGAAGATAAATACTAAATCTTTCTTCAAAAGTCAATAATTTGAATGGAACATGATTTACAAATATTGGTAACAATACGTTATTTATATTAGATATAAGAAAGATCTTATTTTCTTTTTTAAACATTTTCAATTTCATATTCATTAAATTTTTAGTCAAATTTATTGAATTAGATAATGAATTATCTGATAATAATTTTTCGTTAATTGCCCCAGGAATAGTAAATATATTAGCAAATGTCTCTTTATCATGATATTTAAATATATTTATTTTAACATTTGTAGTTATTAAATCATGAACTAATTTACTTTCATTCAATATTTTACTAAATACTATTTCGTTACTTTCTTCATTATATATAATTTTTTTTAATTTAGGATAAATAAAATAATATGATTTGGGAAATTCTAATTTAAATTTTTCTAATATTTGTTCTTGCATTGATGGCATAATATAATCCTTACTCATAATTTTGATATACATATAATTTACAGTCAATATTTTGGAGAAAATTTAAATGAAAAAGACAGTTAATAAATGGAATACTGAAAAATGCGGAAGATGTGGTAAATCTCATTCTGGATATACAGGAAAATTAGATTCTGAAGGAAAAGAGTATGTTATTTGTGAAATTACAAATAAAAAAATGGAGGTTTCGGAATATATTGATTCTGATTTAAAATCTATTATTTTTTCAACTAAATGGTACAAATCTTCTTAAAAGTGGAAACTGATAAATGATCAACTTTACATTGCGACTTGAATTATGCAAATTTTTCTAATATTTGTTCTTGCATTGATGGCATAATATAATCCTTACTTAAATTTATTTTAACTTAAAAAAATAAAAATTAAATTCAGATTCTTAATCTGAATTTATTGAAGCCCCACTAATTTTCATTAGTGGGGTCTTCATTTTCTTCTTCTTCCTGTTCCAAAGTCTCAAAGTCCTTCTTAATTGAAGGATCTTGAAATTTTAATAGGATTTTTAACCATATATCATCATTGGTATTCATATCCATATCCTCAAATAGGGGTAGCCTATTATCTGATATGTATATGAAATATTTGAATATATGCTATTATTATCTAATATTTGTAAAAGTTATATTTAAATCCTTTAATAAACAAATTTTACAGTAGTGTACAACTTTAACATTATTACATTTGATAATTCCATTATCTTTTTCAAAATTTGTCACTCCTATTAGAGCAACACTAGTTTCTAAAGATGGATGACAATCACCTATGTTTCCAATTATTGCATAACCATCTTGAGGTAACTTGATAATATTATGGCATTTATCGCAAGTAATTACAGTTTCGATAGTCATTGATTAGGCCAAGTTAATACATCACCTTTTCCAATTAACACCCACCAAGCATATTTGAATCTATTAAATAAAGATGGATAACTAACAGGTCTACTTGGTACCCACCTTCCATTAATTTCAGCTAATGAATCACTTAAATTTGCCATTGCAAATGATGTAATATGATTTGGATGTTTTTTTAAAGACATTAAATTCTCCTATTAATCATCATCCCAAGGAGGTAAATTAACATTATTATTTTTTAATATCTCTACAATGCGTCTAGCAGATGTAGAATATAACTTTTTCCAATAGGTTTGTTCATCAATAGTGATTTGGAAATTAACAAATAATTTTTGAAGAATTTCTTCATCATAATTATAAGGAACGGATAAAAATGTTAGTTTATCTAAATCCGTATCTTTTTTTAGATATAAATTATTTCCAGAAGAATTATTTATTTTACTAGAAATTAACATCTTACTATTCAATATTATAGGAAAGCTATAACCACTGGTTCCTGGTTTAAATGTTTCTGTATCTGTTAATGTATTATACAAACGCATGGCAATAATATGATAAGTTTCATGCTTATAATTATTATCCATTCCCCATTTACCAGGAATGCCTATATATTTAAAATTAAAATATTTTAAACATTCTGTTAATTTTTTAAACCTTTCTGTAGATAATTCATTTAATAATTGAGAAATAGGAATTTCTTTTAGATTTTCATTAAGTGCAATATCATCAATAATTTTTCTTATAAAATCTCTAGTAAACTGTGAGAAATCAGTTCTTACTACAGGAATACCAACATATCTTATTTTTGGAGTTTTATGAATTACTCCTTTTTTTGCTATCTCCTTATAAGCATAATTCTTTTTTACTCCTAATAATAACATTGCATTTGCTACCAATTCTGTTTTATATTCTGTTTTATTAAATTCCAATGGGACATTTAATTTAGATAAAATTTCGCTATTAGTATATTCTGTAATGACATTATTAATTTCTTTACTTACTTTATCAGCAATTAATACTGCTTCTTCTGGGGTATCATATTTTACTTCTGGTAAATTTATATATAAACTATCGGTATTATGAACTAAAACTCTATTAGCGAAAAAATTATGAAATTCTTCTACTTCAAAATCATAAACAGTACCTTGATATTTTTCAATTGTTTTTGCTTTAATAGTTGATTTTACTAAATTATCAGATTTATTATAAAATAAATAAGTCAATTCTTTATCTAATGGTTTAATTTTTTTATATTCGCCATCAATAAAATTAATTAATGAATGATCTCTTGTTACTTTTACATTTACATCATCTTCTGTAATTACATTTATAATATTTTCTGAAATTATTCTTCTCATTATATATTTTGGAGTTTTAAAAATTATTTTATTATTGTAATAATCAAAAACTTGAATTTCAAATTCTGATTTTTCATTAAAAAAGATATATTCTTTATCTTCTTCTACTAATAAGACTTTGACTTTACTTATTAATAATGTCATCCACAATTGTTCGAACATTAAAGTATTAATTTCATTTTTAAATTTAAAAGTTATTAATGATGCACCTATTACAGAATCACCATATACTATATAATTAAAGAATCCCGGTTTCTCCATATCTTTCCAAAATGTTTTTGGAATATTATACATTTTTTAAAAACTCCAGAAATTAATAATCCGCCGCAATTTTAATATATTGGCGGCGGATTGTGTTATCAAAAATTATCCAAGAACAAATGTTCCATTAGATAACATAAAAATCTTATTTTGATTTAATTTTAAACTAAACGTTTCATTAATTTTATTATTAGTGTTTATTTTAATTTTATACCAAGGAATAATTTTATATCCTTTTATAAAATATTCTTTTAATGGAGATATATTAGTAATTTCAGAAGTATTGAAATTTACAATCAATTTATTTTCAATTCCTTCTTTAATCAATGATAATAATTTATCATTAAATTTAAAAGATAATGAATTTTCATTATTTGAAGTGAATTTAGAATAGATTCCGAACTTCCGCTTCATAATATAACTCAAATCTTCTAAAATTTTTCTATTTTTATTTAATAACACCAAATATTCATTGTTCTTTTTATCTTTAGATAAATATGATTTATAAAAGATAAAACTATAGAATATTCCTTTAATAAATTCGTCATCAGTAGATAATAACCATAATGGAATTTCTCCAAATTTAAACTTATCAGAGATTAATTCCTGAAGATTATTATTAACTACTAATAAAATATCGAAATTCTTAGGAGTCTTCTTTTTAAAACTAGTAGAATCAGATAATGACCTACTAATAATATTACTAATAAAATCTAATTCCGGTTCTTTTCTTTTAAATGATAAATAATCATATTCATCAGTTTTTTCAATTTTACTGAATCCGCCGCTAACAATCCAACTACCAACAATAAATCCTAGATCATAATTGAATTTTAAATTATATAGATTATCAATATTATCCAATCCACAATGATTTATATTTTGAATAATGAATTTTTGTTCTATATTCTTTAATGGAGAAACTACTACCTTTTCCTTCTTTTTATCATATATAGCAATATTAGATAGAATGATCTTTTCATTATTATAATCGACTTCATACAAACAATTATTAGATTCCCCTTCTTTTTGAATTAAATAATTGATTTTAGATAATACAACTTCTCCATTTGCATTTAAACTATCAATATAAATTTCTTCATTAATCTTCCAATTTTTAATTTTAGAAGAATCGATAGTTACTTCATTTTCTAAAGTACAGTCAACCATATCTAATAATGTTGAAATTTCTAATTTAATTGGAATATTATCTTTATATATTAAAATATTAGATTGTATTCCATTAAAATAATATTGTTTATTTGATTGTTGCAATTGTTGGTCAGTCATTATTTTACGGTTCCAGTTTGTTTTGTTAATATGATTTTCAGATCTTCTAATTCAATTATTTTATCAAATAAGGTTTCTAAATATATTTTTCTAGACATCATACTTTCTGAATTTAGTTTAGAATTAAATAATTTCATTATATGAAAACTTTTGGTATTGGTAAATTGCCTATACTCATTTTCAATTTCTTTTAATTGAAATAAAAGTATATTTAATTTATCATCGAATGTATCATCATATAGGTCTTTATATATTTTAATTAATTCTTCAAAATCATATTTGTCATATGCTTTTTTTGCTGAATGAAATATATTATGAAGATTTTCATCTTCTGTTTTATCTGGATGACACTTTTGAGAAATTTTTCTAAATATTTTTTTAAATTCTTGTTTTATTTCTTCATCTATTTCTTGGTTAGAATATGTATCTATTTTTATATTAACATTATTTTGAACTCTAAGTAAACCGATTTCCATTTCTAATGTATTTAACTTATTAAAATATTGAATATTTTCATTTTTTAAAATATTTAAACATCTTTCTATTTCTAATGAATCTTCTTTTATTTTTGTTTTTATTCTATTAATATTCGATATTATAAATAATGTTTCTGTTTTTGAAATAGTAATTATTAATGCCTTTGAATTAGACATTTATAATTGTAAAATCGCAATTTCCGAATTCCCTTTGGATTATGGATTTTTTTCTCTCAATATTTCTAGAGAATATATTATCAAAATCGATATCTATAAGATCAAAAACTAATGGTTGTTTTTTATTTTCATATAATCTTAAAATTCTACCAATTGTCTGAATTAAAGAAATTTGCCCTTTTAATGGACTTGCTAAAATTAAACAAGATAATTCAGCAAAATCAAATCCATGAGATGCCATTTTATATGTAGCTACTATTAAATTATCTTTTTCTTTATCTATATCTTGTTTTTCAGACATTAAAGGGACAGCGGTAATATTTTTATTTTTTAAATACTCAATTATATATTCTAATTGCCTAATAGTTTGAACAATAATAATTCCTTTTCTATTAGAATCTAAAACTTTTTTGCTTATAATAGAAATAACTTCTAAATATTTACTTGATTTATAAATGATAGAATTATAAAAAGCCATTTGTTTAATATAATCATTTGTTTGTGTTAATCTATTAAAATACATATTACTCAATCCAGATTTATAATGAACAAAATAAACATTTGGTTTTAAATCATAACTTTCACTTTCATATATTATATCTCCAATGATATTCTTCATAAATAATTGATGAAGATCGTCACCAAATGGAGTAGCAGATAAACCTAAAATATTTTCAGTATTTAATAATAATGAACTAGTAGCGAATTTAGTAGCTGCGGATGTTTTATGTGTTTCATCAAAGATTACTAAACCAAATCCTTCATTTCTAATATTATCATAAAATTCAGTATCATCATTTTTTATCTTACTTAATAATGTCTGAACCATTGTTATTGTTATATCTTTAGCATTAAACTTACTTCCTTTAATAATTCCTATATTTTCTTCAGATATATTGGTAAATTCTAGAAATGCAGATTTCCATTGTTCTGCTAATTTTGTATTATCTAATATTATTAATGTTTTCTTTTTTATAATTTCAGCGGCAATATAAGCAGAACATACCGTTTTTCCAAATCCAGGTCTTGCTTTAATTATTCCATTTATAATACCGTTGGCGGCGAATTCCCTTTTTATTACTTCCATTAATCCATTTTGTTCTTTTCTTAATGAAGAAGTAAATGATAAATTTATAGGTTTAGAAATGAATTTATCATCTTTTATTAATTTTAATGTTTCATGGGGATAATTATAAAAGAATCTTCTAGGCAAAAAGAAGAATTTATCATTTTCTTTTAATATAAAATTATTATCTAATTCATTAAAAGTAGAATAATAAGTATTAAAATAAGTATTATAATCTTTTTTATTGATTATTGACCACATTTTTAATTACCTCAGAATTTATCTTCTCATACATAATGAGAGATATCTTACGTTTTTCTACGTTAGATATTTTAATTTCATAATCCATATCTCCAGTTATATATTCACAATCATCATATTTTCCAGTTTTAATATAAACAGGATATTGAATTTTGTCTACCGAATATTGTTTTTTACCATCTTTATCACAAAATATATATAATATTTTATCATTAATTATTTTAATATCAAATAATGTTAAAGTAGAATCTTCTTTTGTAATATTGTTTTCATAATTGTTTATTTTAGTAATAGATTTCAATACATCTTTAATTATAATAGAGAAACCTGTTTTAAATGCTTCTTCATTTTCTTTTGGCGATGTTAATAAAAAATAATCTTCAACTTTTATATTACTAAGTTTTGTTTTATAACCAAACCAGTTCTTAACTCTTTGACCTATTAATATTTTATTATTACATTTTATATTATTAATCAACATTGAGGTTAAATCTCTACAATCCTCAGAGACTAATTTAAATAATTTATTATCATCTACCGATTTAATATCACATGGTAATACATTTACAATTAAATAATTTATTTTTAATTTTGTAAATTGTTCTTTGAAATCATTTCCAAAAAATATATTTCCTTGAGATATATCGCTAGATGAAGAAACATCATTTATAAATAGAATATTAACATCATCTAAATTGTTAGTATTCCCATCTATAAAGAGTTTCTCACTAGCATTAAATTTGCAATTTTTGCATTTCCTTTTAGTTTTAAGAAGAGCAAATGCGCTTTCATTAAATGTGTGCTTATAACATTTAACTTCTACTTGTGGTTTTTCTACAACTTCATTTATGAAGTTTTTTTTTAAATTATTTGCTCTATCGGAATATGAATTCTTTAATTTCTGTAAATCATTTGCAGAAATAATTGATGCTGCATACAAACGATATAATTCATTTAAGTCATTTTGACACAAATTTGAATGTGTTTCTGTTAAAATGTTTTTAAACACTTTTCTATCAGAAACCTTAAACTTGGTATATGTCAATTCTGATTTTGATTTAATTCCATATAATTCCATTAACAATTTGAATGATTCAACCCAATCGATATTGGAATGTTGATAAAAATTGTTAAAATTTTTGTTTATATACCATAATAATTTTGGATAATTAACTAAAAGATTTATTATCCGAAATTTGAAGTTTGAAAATTCTTCATTCTTTTCTAATTTTTCAGGAATAGGACCTTTTTTTACAAATAGCAAATCTGTAAAATACTTCAGATTATTTAATTTAACATCCTTTTTTTGAAGCATGTTCATTCACCTGTTCAAAAAAAATATGGAAGGATGAATTTTAATTCACCCCTCCATAAGTAGGTATTAATTTATTATTTTATAATGCCAATCCGCGAAGCATTTCTTCAACCAGTGAACGAGTATCATCTTTAGCAGGTCCACGACGCTTACGAACGACATTACCTTCTTCATCAACAGAAACACGCTTTGGAAGATACTCTTCCATGAATTTAACGTACTTAGCTTTTTCTTCTTCAGTAG
This window contains:
- a CDS encoding M48 family metalloprotease; the encoded protein is MPSMQEQILEKFKLEFPKSYYFIYPKLKKIIYNEESNEIVFSKILNESKLVHDLITTNVKINIFKYHDKETFANIFTIPGAINEKLLSDNSLSNSINLTKNLMNMKLKMFKKENKIFLISNINNVLLPIFVNHVPFKLLTFEERFSIYLHEIGHWVNYKTYLPSQLLFMINTLSRNYILIPSLILLYTLTNDITIPFIVILFFFITTVLLNVMYIINEFDSDKIVKDMGYGFQFSNALNKIEYLNLEIKNKKSVIDISKKIKILFSLIHPILLSVESTHPDSKTRVQLLMSESLNENLNLLYDNFNNRYVNNLRTDLMYENIDYNNVLNLFEEVIPELDNFIYLNHKQVFKF
- a CDS encoding DEAD/DEAH box helicase gives rise to the protein MWSIINKKDYNTYFNTYYSTFNELDNNFILKENDKFFFLPRRFFYNYPHETLKLIKDDKFISKPINLSFTSSLRKEQNGLMEVIKREFAANGIINGIIKARPGFGKTVCSAYIAAEIIKKKTLIILDNTKLAEQWKSAFLEFTNISEENIGIIKGSKFNAKDITITMVQTLLSKIKNDDTEFYDNIRNEGFGLVIFDETHKTSAATKFATSSLLLNTENILGLSATPFGDDLHQLFMKNIIGDIIYESESYDLKPNVYFVHYKSGLSNMYFNRLTQTNDYIKQMAFYNSIIYKSSKYLEVISIISKKVLDSNRKGIIIVQTIRQLEYIIEYLKNKNITAVPLMSEKQDIDKEKDNLIVATYKMASHGFDFAELSCLILASPLKGQISLIQTIGRILRLYENKKQPLVFDLIDIDFDNIFSRNIERKKSIIQREFGNCDFTIINV